GGTTCTGAGCGAAAAATAATATTCATCCGCTTTGTACCATTAAAGTACTCGCCCACATACATTCCATCGCCCATTGCGCGCACTAGGCCCGCCATACTCCCGCGACTTAACCCTACTTCGACTAATCGGCTGTCGTTGGGATAAAATTGCAGTTCAGGCTCAGACTGTTCTAACGGAGGATTTGCCCGCGCATTGGCGGTGGGGAAAATATCTCTTAATTTATCAATGCCCGCTTGCGCCGCTACGCTCAGCATGGCTTGGTTAGTACCCTGTAAATGAATATCAATAGAGCGTCCGTTACCAAAGCCACCAAACAAGTTACCTTGTTGCGCGAAGGCTTGAGTATCGGGTAAATCTTTAAGTACCTCATCGCGGACAATAGCTTCTAATGCTTTTACTTGAGACTGATCTTTCGCCCTTACCCCTAAGGTGCCGCCATTGGGCCATGTGATGATGTAGTAGTTTTTAAGCGCAGGGAGTTTTTCGCCCTCCATGTAGGGTTTTAATCGCTTAACAATAACTGGCAATACCTCTTCAGCGACAAAATTTTCACTCGCACCTGCGGGTAGCATTAAGAAAGCATCTACCGCATCTCGTTTAACAGGTGGTAAATAATCCATAGATGGCATAAGCAAATAACTGCCTGTGATAGGCACACCCATCAAAGCCACCATCACTATAATTCGACGTATACCTGTTGATGATAAGGTCATAATTTTATCTGTGATGGCTTTCCACACTGGCAATAATTTGTCTTCGGGTACATCTTCTGTAAGCCAACGGCTAGCCACAACAGGTAAAACCGTTACCGCCACCACTAATGACATACATACAGCAATAGCGATGGTTAAGGCTAAATCTGCAAAAAGCTGCCCTTCAACATCATTTAAAAACATCACAGGAATAAAAATAGCAACCGTGGTGGCTGTCGATGCCATTAAGGCCCCGAAGACTTCTTTAGTAGCTATATAAGCACTTTCCTGCCTACACATAGCCTTTTTGTTCAAGCGAACAATATTCTCTAGCACCACAATGGCGGCATCCAATACCATTCCTACAGCAAAGGCTAAGCCCGCAAGAGAAATAATGTTCAGCGAACGCCCCGTGATTTGAAGTACAACAAACGTGCTAAGTAAAGAAATAGGAATAGCAAGGGCGACAATGAGCGTGGCTTTAAGTTGGCGCATAAACAACCACAAGATGCCGATAGCTAGCATAACCCCGATGAACAGATTACTGGTCACCAATTGCACCGCGCGCTTAATGAATATAGAAGCATCAAAGGACTGAACCATTACCAGTTGCTCTGCTTCAAGGTGGGTTTTGTTTATCTCGGCGACTTTTTTCTTTACCGCATCTAAGGTGGCGAGAACATTGGCGTCGTTACGTCTATCAACGCGAATAGAAATAGCAGGGTTGCCGTTTTGCACGCTAAAATTAGCCCCATCTGCGCGGGTAATTGTAATCTCTGCAATATCACTTAGGGTAATGGGGCTGCCATCTCGCCACTCTAAAATCATTTCGCCCATTTTTTGCGGCTCGTAACGCCCCTCAAAACGCAGCGTATATCGGCGGCGCCCTACATCCACAAACCCGCCAGAAACATCGTTAGCTTGCCCCAATGCGGTAGTGATTGCAGTTAAATCAATACCAAGTTGAGCGGCCTTAAAAGGGTCGAAAACAATTTGGAATTCCTCTTCGCCACCTACTCCACTTTCCATCCTTGCTCGGGCGACGCCGGGGATAGACTCAAGCTGAGGTTTAATTACATCTGAGAAGTAAGTAACGTAGGTGTTTATTTCGTTGGGATTGCCAGGCAGACGCTGCATGAAAAAGTAAGTTAGCGCAGGGGCATCACCCCCACTGCCTGCCAGCATAATATTGGGCGACAGTGCATCTCTAGGTAATGGCGGCACTCTGTTCATGCGGCTTATCACTTCAATAAGGGTTCTCTGCATGTCTGTACCCAAACTAAATTCGAGATTTATCCATGCATTCCCTTGATTCGACCACGCATTCATCGAGACCAACCCAGGGATCCCCTGAAGCACTTCTTCTTGTGGCTCTATTATTTCCGACTCAATTTCTTGAGGAGACGCAGCTCGCCAAGAAGTTTGAATATTGATATTAGGGCGTTCAATGTCTGGGAAAAGCTGAACTGGCAAATTGAATAAGCTATATAGCCCAAGAAAAACCAATATTGCGATGCCAATTCCCACCCCAGACGCATTTTTTATTGCTGCACGTGTAATGTCCATAATGAAGCACTATGCTTTTTGTTGTTTGGATTACTATAGGTCGCAAGGATGACAGGAAAAGTTTAAAGCTATATTAAGAACAATTTATGGGTTAACCGACATTTTCGCTGAATGCTGAAAAAAACAGCAGCTTGTCGACGACCAACGGTCGTGATTTATCATTAATTTAACGAAAAAAATAACAAATAGTTACATTTTATCAAAGGATGTGGGTGAAGATCATATTGGTGAAAAAGATAAAACGTGGAAGACGTAGCAAATCTTGAAAACGACAAATATGGTAAACATGAAAAGTACGGTGAGTTTTTACAAAAAAAAGTATACGGTATGAATAGCGTTGAAGTGCATGTAGATATAAAACGTGCAGATATAAAAAAACCGCTCATAAGAGCGGTTTTTCGTATACGTCAGCGCTTATGCTTCAGCAATGATGATCACTTTAATAGAAGTGGTTACATCAGAATGAAGTTGTAAGTCGATGTCATATTCGCCAGTGTCGCGAAGTGTGCCAGTAGGAAGTTTAACTTCCGCTTTAGCTACTTCAACACCAGCTGCAGTGATTGCATCAGCAATGTCACGCGTACCGATAGAACCGAAAAGTTTACCTTCGTCGCCAGCTGGCGCCGCAAGAGTTACTTCTGCAAGTTCATTTAGTTTTTCAGCACGTGCATTAGCAGCATCAAGCTGCTCAGCGATTTTCGCTTCAAGTTCAGCACGACGTGCTTCAAACTTTTCAACGTTCGCTTTAGTTGCAGGAACTGCTTTACCCTGTGGAAACAGGAAATTACGAGCGTAACCAGCTTTAACAGCTACTTGGTCGCCCAGACCGCCAAGATTGGCGACTTTATCTAGTAGGATGATGTTCATCTTAACTACCCCTTAATTACGCCAAATTACTTGTGTGAATCAGTGTACGGAAGCAACGCAAGAAAACGTGCGCGCTTAATCGCAGAAGACAGCTGACGCTGATATTTTGCGCTTGTACCAGTGATACGGCTAGGGACAATCTTACCGCTCTCTGTGATATAATTCTTAAGAGTAGCGATATCTTTATAATCGATTTCAGTCACACCATCTGCAGTGAAACGGCAGAATTTACGACGTCTGAAAAAACGAGCCATGGGTGATCTCCTTAAGCGTTATCTTCAGTGGATTCAGGTCTTCTTTCTGCGCGCTCTGTACGAGGTGCAGAATCGTCACGACGCTCACGACGCTCTTCTTTAGTCATAGGAGAAGGCTCGGTTACAGCGTTTTTAGTGCGCATTACCATGTTACGTAAGATAACGTCGTTGTAGCGGAAAGCATTTTCCAGCTCGTCAACAGCTTCAGCAGTCGCTTCAGCATTGATCAATACATAGTGGGCTTTGTGCAGCTTTTCAATTGGGTATGCCAATTGACGACGGCCCCAATCTTCTAAACGATGAATCTGACCATCGTTTTGCTTAAGAATAGTGGTATAACGTTCGATCATACCAGGTACTTGTTCACTCTGATCAGGGTGAACCATAAATACGATTTCGTAATGACGCATTATTGCTCCTTACGGTTGTAGCCTCGACAGTACAGCCAGACTGTATAGAGACAAGGAACCTAGTTAGGGTGGCTGTAAGGGCGCGGATTATACGCACATACCCGCTTTTGTACAAGCATTAATCACCGGAAAATTTTACATTTGTACGTGTTTTGATGAAATTTAGCTAGATACGCTAAATGATGGGGTAGCGGGGTTCATGGACGTTAAAAAAGGCTAAGCGCGAGGCTTAACCTTCATGCTTACAATGCTGCCTTAAATGAAAACACGGTTTCATTTTCATCTGAATGCACCATCAGACTCCCCTTATGGGCTTCCGCAATTTGCGAGGCGATAAACAATCCTAGACCTAATCCACCGGTCTTTTTGTTTTTTTCGTTTCGCCAAAATGGATGAAATAGCTTATCTATGACATCCGCACTTATTGGAGTGCCTCCGTTAGATACGCTTAATGTCAGTGTTTCTTCTTCGATATTCGCCATGACTTTGATAGGTTGCGCTGCATCGCCATGCACTATCGCATTAATCAGCAAGTTAGACAGCAACTGGCTGATACGCTCTGGGTCACATGAAAATGTGCCGTCTATAATGATATCCGCAAGTATCTCTCGGTCTGGATGCAGGCCCGAAAGTTCACTTACGGTGTGTACTAGTACACTTTTTAAATCACTTGCTGGTTTAACGTTTAATTGAATACCTTTGCCCATTTGACCATGCGTAAAGTCCATCACGCCACTAATGAGCCGCGTCATACGTTTAGCGCTATTATCCATTCGGGCCAGTACTTTTTGGGAAGTCGCATCGCTGGCGTGATCAACAAGAAAGTCGACCCCCATTTTAAGTGCCGACAAAGGTGTTCTTAAATCGTGGCCTAAAATGGCGATATATTGCTCTCGCAATTTAGCGGCAGCTTGCTCGCTGATGAGATCGGTTTCAACCGCAGCTAAACGATCGTCAACTTCCATTTGCCTCGATATTAACTCAGCAAACGACTTAATTTGACTTTCAATCTTATCTGTTTTTAAAACTGCAGGACGTGGATCTAAGCCGCATAATGTTCCAAAAAAATCGCCGTTTTGGTTGTAAATGGGAAATGAAAAGTAACTTTCAAAGCCATACATCTTAGGAATTTCACTTTGGCGATAAACATCATCTTTCTTTGCGTGTTCAATGACGATGGCTTTTGTAGATTTTCTGACTTGGCTACAAAACGTTGTTTTGATATCGAGTTGATCGCCCGGAATTAAATTGAAGTTCACTTGGTCATATACTGCGCACATTGTCCAGTTATCTTCTGTCACTCTGGCTACGCAGATAAAGCGAAGACCAGTGACATCTGATAACATTTTCATTATATGTGGTACAGCTTCTATCGATTGAATAGTGCGAATATCACGCTCAATTGAAGAACTCATTACTTCCTCTTTGTATCTAAGTCACCCATATCACGCCGACTGTCGGCACTCGATTTCCCGCTCTAGCAAGAAAGACTCTTGTGCCTAGTGATAAATTTACTGTTCTTCGTGGCTGTTTAACTAGCTACAGGCTGCAACCAATGTGAACGAAACCGGTAAATTTTTGAATATAGACATGACGATGTGAAAGCTGTTTTCCAACGTACGTTTTAAAATACATCCAAGCGTACTTGGTCACTATACTTAAGTTGTAAAAAAATAATATCAAAAAACTTTAAATACTGTTTATTTATCCAGTTAAATATTGTACAGTTTTATTGTCTATTCATTTAAGGGGACCTACCATGGCCATTACCACACAGTATGTTGTCACGCACAAAGGGGTAGAAAAATTGGTAACTACCGATAAAAAAGAAGCAGATCAGTACGATAAGATGCTCGACGCTGCCGACAACCTTGCTGAATACATTCAAGCAAAGGGCTTAGGCATTGACGATAGCATTGTTGAAGAACTCACAATTATGTTGTCGAAAAATAAAGACAAGGTGAGCAAGATTTTTAAAGGCGCGACAGCACAGAGTGTACTAGAAGATGAGAGTGCCGACGTAGTAAAGCTTAAAGCCAACGGATAAGCATAGCAGAAAAGCTCGGCGTGCTTTTAAGTGGAACGAACGTAAATAGAAAATGGTTCAAAGCACGCTAAAAAATAAACAGCACAGATTATCCTGTGCGTTTATCCGTGTTAAAACGAGCAATTAACCCGTTAACTTGATTTACGGTGTCACGAAGATCTCGACCCACTTTGAGCGAGGCTTCTGAAGACTTCTGCGTTTCTTCTGCACTATCAGCAACATCGACCAGCTGCTGATTAATATGCTCAGCCACGGTACTTTGTTCTTCTACAGCAGAAGACATTTCTACGGTAGCTGAGGCAATACCACTTACCGCATTATTGATTTCTTGTAGCGCGCCTCGGGTTTCTTCAACAATGGCACTACCGTGTTCAGCAGACACCAACCCTTCTGAAGATACCTTTACGGCCCGTTCTGTTCTATCAACAAGTTCTTGAATGATATTGTGAATTTTATCGGTGGACACCCGGGTTTTAGAAGCCAAGGTACGAACTTCATCGGCAACAACAGCAAAACCGCGTCCCTGCTCGCCAGCGCGGGCGGCTTCTATAGCGGCATTAAGTGCTAGCAGGTTTGTTTGATCAGCGATGCTAGAAATGATGCTAGCGGCTTCGCCTATATCACTGGTGGATTGGGCAAGCTCGGTAACCGTATCGGAAATCGACTCCACCGCGCCTTTTAATGACAGTATAGCCTGCATCGCTTCTTCAGCTTTGTCGTTACCCATTTGTACGTTAGTTGCGGCAGTTTTGGCACTAACAGCATTGCTCTCTACTCGCTCAGCCACTTCTTGAATAGCCTGACTCATTTGAGTTACCGCTGTGGCAATTTGCTGGGTGGCAAGATTTTGCTGAATAATCGTTTTGCTGGTTAGCTCGGCTTGGCTGTGAGTTGAAACCGCAATATCTTCCAACCCCTCAGATGCATCTTTGATGCGGGTCAACGCCGTGCGCGTACGCGCGAGTTCACAGCCTAACGCCAACTTAGCCTGAGCAATATAATCAACATCGGCATAATACGTTTGTGCCACGAGTTCATTACTATAACTAGCAGGGCTTAACGAAAGAAATTCCCGCCAATAGCTCCGACTTTTTGCCGATTGCCACGCCATCATAATCAGTAGCGCAATGAAAGTAACACCCAGGGGTACCAAACCCGCGGTAAAACCAATGGCTACCAATAATAATAAACTTACCACTATCATGGGTAACATGGGTGAAAGTGTTTGACCAAGCTTTGCAGCAAAGGGAATTGGCGATTTTCCTGCCGATAACCTGGCATATATAGCGGATGCTCGTGTTATTTCTTCATCGGCGGCATGAACCCTAACTGACTCATAACCCACCGCTTGCCCGTTTTCGTATACGGGAGTTACGAATGCTGACACCCAATAGTGGTCGCCGTTTTCTCTTCTATTTTTAACGAGTCCAGCCCAACTTTGACCCGACTCTAAAGTTCGCCACATTTCTTTAAACACACTTGAGGGCATATCCGGATGACGGATAATGTTGTGGTTTTTTCCTATCAGGTCTTCTCGATTGTACCCACTTGCCTCTACAAATTCGTCATTGCAGTGTTGTATGACACCCCGTTTGTCAGTGGAAGAGATAAGGCGGTAGTGAGAAGGGAATTTGTATTCGCGCTGGGTAACAGACTGATTTTTCTTCACTAATAAAATCCATTGCTATAGTGGTATCAAAGTAAATAGGAGAGCCCTATTCATCGGTAATTCATTAAAAGGGTAGACGATCATGGTAACAATTAATACTAAAGTAGAAAAAGAATTCGGTAATAATGAAGATTATACGAATAAAAAGATTACGCCAGTGGCAGGCGTACCTTAATTGTGGTGCCCTTATCGATTTCACTGGTCACTTCAAACTGGCCGCCGTGTTCTTCAATAATAGTCAGTGAAATAGACATACCAAGGCCGGTGCCATCACCAGGTGGTTTAGTGGTGAAAAAGGGGGTAAACATTTTGCCAATGACTTCCTCTGACATACCTTTGCCTTCGTCTTGCAACGTAATGACCGCCTCGCCTTCTAGGGATTCAACATCAAACTTAATGCATTTTCCTTCATCTGTGGCATAGATGGCGTTAGTAAGTAAGTTGACGAGTACTTGCTGTATTTGCCCAGCGTTGCCTAGTACTTCGATATCGGTTTCAGGAGGCGTGAATATGACCTTATTTTTATACTTGTGCAGGTTATTCGTGATTCGTAAGGCTGAGCTTATCGCTTCGGCAACATTAATGGCTACGCGCTTATCACCGCTAGGGTAGGAAAACCCTCTTAGCGCTTTTACGATATCGATAATTCTTTCAATACCTTCTGAGGACTCTTCAAACATTTCAGAGATAGCCTCGGCACTATCTTTTAATGAATACGTGTTTTCAAGCGCTAAATAACGGGCTTCTATTTCTCCACCCGCATCTTCACAAAGTACCTTTATTTCAGACAAAGCACTCTGGTAATCTTTAAAGATATCGCCAGCCACCGAGGTGTTGCTACGTACATAACCAATCGGATTATTAATTTCGTGGGCAATACCGGCCGCCAACTGACCTAACATGGCCATTTTATCTGCGGTTATTAGCTTTTCTTGCAGATAGCGTTGGTCTTTTTCCATCGAGGATAGGGCGGCTTTGTGATGCTTAATTTCGTGTTTAGAACTTCGGTAGCCTATACCAAATTGTAGATAGTGCTTATTTGCATCCAGCACATAAAGCATTTCTTCATCTAATTCACTGTTTTTGGTCAGTAGTGCTAGCCATGCCTGCTCGCCATTGCCCAAGTTCTGCATGAAATGTAATACGTAAGCCTCTTCATGATTGTCTGGCCTTTCAACGATATTTACACACCATTGGCTATAGTCTTCTTTAACAGACAGCGGGAGTTCATCTAACATAACCTTGGCTAAATCGCTGGCTTCAACCCAACCATTTTCTACTTGCCAAATTTTGTTGTCATCTCCTTGAACCACTTTTCCGGCTTTGGTAATGAAGGCTAAACCACAAAAGGCATCGCTGAACTCTACTGCTGACTCAATAGCGGAGAAAATGAAACTTGCCCCGCTATCGGAGGTTTTAAGGTGGGAAGCAGAGCGATTCAAAAAGATTAATTCTCGCTCTCTTTTTTTTGATTCATGCAATGCTTTCCGCAAGGCTTGCGTTGCCGAATAGGCATCGCTTGAGTAGCTTTCTAAAAACCACTCAGCATTTGCCCGCGCTATCTTTTGGCGCTTAAGCTGTCGCTCAAGTAATTTTACTTGAGCTTTTAAGTCAGCAACCTCATTGGGGCTAGGGGGTATTGAAGCATCGCTCAATATATAAGCCTTTTAGTCTATACCTCTTCAAACGCATTTAGGTATATGAGAAAACAAGTTAGCTCACTATCTTGTCTAATAGCAGCATTACTTTCTCGCTAGAGCGTTCCATTTCAATCACTTTAGCTTCTAGTGTTGAAATATCACCCTCTGCTTTTGCATTAATAGCAGCTACACCAGCACGATGAACCGCTGCATGAGGTGTTTCTAAATCTCTGAATGGTGACGACTTGCCAATAGCCGCACCCTGATTTTCGCTATACCACTTTCCCAAACGACAACTCGCGTGGTCAGCAAGATCACTTGATTTTTTATCGCTGTAACAAAATAAAACCGCATATACATCTGACTTCCATACTACGTGGTCTAGCTTAACCGTTTGTATAAAGGAGCTTAACGCCCCCTCATTAATGGTCGTTTTCATGCTATCGCAATGAGAAACCATGGTTTCATAACTGCTATTAAGGGTACTAATCCCTTCTTCTAGCTCTTCGTTATTGCCTCTTAATTCGTTAACACCTGAAACTGCTTTTGCCGTAGATTGAATAATATCATTTACTAGTTCAGACACTTCTGTCGCTGATTTATTGGTTTCAGTAGCGAGTGCACGCACCTCATCGGCGACGACACTGAATCCACGACCAGCATCACCCGCACGGGCGGCTTCAATAGCAGCATTCAATGCCAGTAGGTTGGTTTGATCCGATATACTGGTAATAGTAGATACAAACTTGTTGATGTTATCCGCTGTACTTGATAACCCAGAAATGCGCTCGCTCATACTCACCATTTGGGTATTCAAACCACTCATGTCTTTGACAATTTTGGTAAGTACTTGAGAGGACTGCTCAAACAATTCATTAATGTCTGATATTGATTGATTTTCGGTGTTTATTTTTTGATAAGACCCTAATACGGTTTCTCGAATACCTTCCACTTGGTTAAAAGAGTTAACCAAGCACCGTGTTACCACATCGTCTTTACTTTTCTTTGAAGTATCGCTTAACTCGGTAACTTGCCGATGAAGTTCTGTATTTTCAGACTCTAAGGCTGATATTTTATCTAGGGCAACTTGATAGCGATTTTCAAGTTGCGTGGCCTGAGACTCTTTTTCTAAGTATTTGCTTCGAGAAACGAACATAGGGTGACCAAATTTTAATATGTGTGAAAATTCAGCATAACAGAAAAAAGCGTAACTTCACCATTCGTCGTTGGTTGAAGTTACTCGAATTTTCTGGTGGTTCCTCTAATAATCAATTTGGGCGACAAAATATGTTCCATTGTCAGTTTTCCATCGCCATAAGCCTGATTTAAAATCCAGCGAGATGCCATAGCACCAATTTCGCGCACTGGATAGTTCACGGTAGTCAGTTTAGGGGTTAGGTAACTAGCAAAGTCAACGTTATCAAATCCGATGACGGAGATATCTTCCGGTACGCGTTTACCATGCTTTCTGAGTGAGTTAATAGCACCTGATGCCATTTCATCATTTGCACAGGCGATGGCACTAAAACTTACGTTGCGACGAAACAGTTCATCCACACATTTTTCACCCGAGAAGGCTTGGAAATTACCTTCAGCCACGGACTCTTCATCAAAATAAAAATTGGCTTCTTCTAATGCTTTTTTGTGCCCAAGTAAACGATTAAAACCATCCGCTTTAAACAGTGCGCCTGCGGCGTATGCAATTTGAGTATGCCCCAAATCGATAAGGTGCTTGGTGGCTAGATATGCGCCGAGCACATTGTCTAGGCTGATACATTTTTCACCAATAGCTTCTATGTAGCGGTTAACCACAACAATAGGAACATCTTGGCTGGCAAGGTCGATAAGGTACTCATCGCTGACCGCCTCAACATGCAAAATAAGCGCATCGCAGCGGCGACTCAGCAAGGCTTCTATTTCTTTTTTCTCTAAGGCTTCGTCACTGTGCCCTGTTACCACAAACATATGTTTGTTGGCTTGCCTAAGTACTTTTTCAGAACCGGCCATCATGGCGCCAAAGAATGAGCCGTGTAATTCAGGAACCACATACCCAACGGTATGGGTTTTATTTGAGGCAAGGGAAGCCGCAATGACATTGTGTCGATAGCCAAGCTTCTCCATCGCATCAAGCACTTGCTGACGCGTTTTCTCTTTAACGGTATCTGTGTTGTTGATAACCCGAGATACTGTAGCTGACGACACGCCGGCTAATTCACTTACTTGTTTAATCGTTACCATATAGCATTAACAGTGCATACGTGCGCTGTGTATATCCTTGCTTTGCGTAATTATTGTTACGATGCGCGATGCGCATCGTCTGTGGTCAATCCAAGGCGCTGCTGAATTGCCATCATTTTTTGGTTATCTAATGTATACCAGCGCATAATAATCGCAACACCTATCGATGCAATTGCCGGCCCGATACAAAATAACGCCACAATTCCTTTTGCCACATCAGGTGAAAATGCGTCCGGTTGATAGTTAACTGATGCGAGTAACCACCCCGCAAGTGCGCCGCCCAAAGCTAGTCCAACCTTAATAAAAAAGACTACGGTTGAGTAAGTTAACCCGGTCATACGAAGCCCCGTTTTATCTTCGCCATAGTCCACCACATCAGCAATTTTTGCCCACAGTAGCGGCGTAGCCATTTGCAATATAAGGCCCCAAAGGAAATGCAGTGCAATGGCCGTAAACCACGCCTGATAAGGCACAAAATAATTTACGATACACACTGCTGCACTGGCTAACTGAAGCCAAGTGTAGACTTTGATTTTGCAAAATCGTTTAGCAATTGGGTTCGCCAACGCACAGCCTATAATGCTGCCTACCATACCCGCAGTAACA
The nucleotide sequence above comes from Alteromonas naphthalenivorans. Encoded proteins:
- a CDS encoding LacI family DNA-binding transcriptional regulator, producing the protein MVTIKQVSELAGVSSATVSRVINNTDTVKEKTRQQVLDAMEKLGYRHNVIAASLASNKTHTVGYVVPELHGSFFGAMMAGSEKVLRQANKHMFVVTGHSDEALEKKEIEALLSRRCDALILHVEAVSDEYLIDLASQDVPIVVVNRYIEAIGEKCISLDNVLGAYLATKHLIDLGHTQIAYAAGALFKADGFNRLLGHKKALEEANFYFDEESVAEGNFQAFSGEKCVDELFRRNVSFSAIACANDEMASGAINSLRKHGKRVPEDISVIGFDNVDFASYLTPKLTTVNYPVREIGAMASRWILNQAYGDGKLTMEHILSPKLIIRGTTRKFE